CCATCAAAAGTTAAGTTAGAGCCATCAAACTCTCTATTTCTAATTGAATTGAATTTTTCATTATAAATCTTCTCTAGCCTATATCTTCTATCAGGATCTTCAAATATCCAATTCTTAAATTCTTCTTTAATCAGTTCTTGCTTTTGACTTGCAAGCATGGTTTCTTTTTTATTTAATACAGAGGTCTTAGAACCATCATCATTTATTACTTGGTCAAATACCTTCGTATCTTTTAGATTAAGAGCATTTTCAATTAGCTTATAGGCATTCACTCTATTTGTACCATAAGTCATGTTAGCAAGGTCATTAGTTGAATCAACACTTTTACCTTCAATGTTCCATTCACTTGTATGTGGTGAGAACCTAACATTTATATTCCACCTATCATAACCAGGTGTTTTTAAAAGATTAAAAGTAAAGTCTTCTATATCTTTTTGAGGTATCCAAGTTGCTCCTAACCTTACATTTATATCAGAAGCAGTTAGTTCTTCAGGCATAACTTCTTGTAATTTTTCTCTTTGATATTTGAGTTTGCCTAACTCGTTTAATAATGTGTCTTTCTTTTCAGAAGGTGCTAAATCTATTACATTTTCAATTTCTCCGATATATGAATTGAGGTAGCCAATTTTTTCTCTGATATTACCACTTAAATATTCATCAGCCGATACATATGAAAAATGAAATGGATCGTCATTGTCAAAGTTCTCAAAGGGCATTCTGTTATTTATTAGGTCTATGTCCTTAATGTCTAAAAATATCTCGCCCTCAAGCTCACCAATTAAGGTGTCCCTATCTTTACTTGTGATAGATTCCATATATTCAAAGTCTACATATCCTTTTTGTGAAACTGATAAGACTAAGGCTTCAAGGGAAGTATCTACATGGTCTACTACCCTTGCCTTTGTGATCGTTCTTTTTGAGAATATATCGCTCTTAGCTTTGAAATTATCCTCATCATCAAGTATTTCTATTGATGAAACTAAAGGAAAGTTTGAGTCTTCCTTTAAGGCTCTAGTGTTTGATAAGGAGTTAATAAATCCATGTTTCTTTGAAAAGTTATCATAGACTTCATTTAACTTTGCTTGTGATTCTTTTATTTCTTCGTCTGAAAAATCTTCCTTTTGCTTTTCTATTACATCTTTTAAAGCATTCATTACATCAAGATAATCTTTTATCTTTTCTTTATTTTTATCTGATATATTCTGCTTAATTAAGACTGAATTTTCTCTTAGGTAGACCTCTTCATCAATAATGGTATAGGAAAAATTCTTAACATCATCTGTCGCTGGTAAACTTAATTCTTCATCTTCCAATAGTTCAACCTCTTCATATTTTGAATTTGAAGATATTTCCTTACTTGCAAGATCCATTAAATCTTTTAAATTTTCGTCTTCTTTTTCATCACAAGTGATAGTATTCCCAAATCTGCCAGATACTTCTTTCATATCCCCTAATACCATTTGAGGATTATCTATAAAGTATTTATTATAGGTCAAACCCTTTTTATCAGTCGCTAGGTGTATCCAATCGTCATCTCTTTCTATAACTGAATCTCTCTTCTTTAGAAAAATAATATCTGAAGTAACTTCTGTACCAGCAAGTCCTTTAAATGTTGTATTAGGAAGTCTCATAGCTCCTAAAAACTCACATCTTGCATTAATATATTTTCTAACAGATTCATCTTTTTTATCCATAGTTCCAGATGATGTTATAAAGGCAATAATTCCTCCATTCCTAACCTTATCTATTGACTTTGCAAAAAAATAATCGTGAATCAGAAAGTTATTTCTGTTATATTCACGATCGTTAACTTTAAAATCACCAAAGGGAACATTTCCTATAACTAAATCGAAAAAGTTATTTGAGAAGTTTGTTTCTTCAAAGCCTTTAATCTGAATATTAGCTTCAGGATAAAGTTCTCTTGCTATTCTTCCGCTTAGACTATCTTTTTCTACTCCATAAACTTTAGAGCTTCGTATTTCACTTGGCATATTACCAATGAAATTACCAACTCCCGCAGACGGTTCAAGGATATTCCCAGTCTTAAATCCCATATCCGTTAGAGTCTTATATATTCCATCCATTACCTCTCTAGGTGTATAAAAGGATGTTAAAGTAGACTCTTTAGCATTCAAATACTCATCATTTGTTAGATTTTCTTTTAAAATATTTCTTGCTTCAAGCCATTGACCTCCCTTTTCTTCATCAAAGACATCGGCAAGACCACCCCAACCTAGATAGTCAGCAAGATAGGCTTGTTCATACTCTCTTGGACTCCTATTTTCATTTTCAAGTCTTTTTAGCATTTTAATAGCTTTGATATTTTTATCTAGTCTTTCTGATGGTGTAAGGTATTCCGAGTAGATATGATTTTTCAAGTCATAATTTCTAGCAAAACTTAGTCTTTCCTTGTTAGGTTCATAGCCTAGATTTTTTAAATCTTCTTTTCCCCTCAATAAGTTTTCAGCTGAATCTCTTGGGACATTGTACCTATCCATCATTTGGTCAATTTCTGGATTGTGGTTATCAATAAAGCTTTCTTGCTCTACTTGTCTTTCAATTTGTTTTTCATGCTCAAATAATTTGTATATCTCGTAATTTCCACTATCTAAAAGGTCATCAATCTTTCTACTTTCTTCAAATGTTTCACCCTTATATAAAGGATATTCTTCCCCATTAATTTCTACTTTAGTTCCAGTTTCAATCAAGTTAATTCCATCAAAGATCTTCTCATCTTCTAAAATAAATTCCTTACCAACCTTTACTGCTAGTTTTTCTGATGTTTGACTTAGATTTTCAAAGATTTCTTCAAGGTATGAATCGTTTCTATATGGAATTACCTCCGAACCCCTAATCATACCTCCCATATATTCCATATTATCTCTGATAGTGATAGTTTTAAGTCCTCCACTTAATTCATCAAAATCTGTAATAGTAAAGTCCTTATCTTTATATCTAACCTGATCCCCTATCTTAAATTTAGGCTCTATCTTTTCTTTAACTTCTTCTTGTAAAGATTTTTCCTCACTTAGTGCAACTTGTTCTTCTAAATATGAAAATTCACGCTCATTTACTTCTTCACCATCACCAAGGTCAATCCTATAATGTTCGACAACTTCTCCGTCTACATAGTGGTCAAAATAGAATTTGAAATATCCGATATAATCATCTGTCATTTCTCCAAATTCATTTTCTCCATGAGTTAGATTATGGTCTTTAACATCTATATCTTTTTGTCTTAGGACATTAATTAAATCTTTAGTTACTATCTGTCCACTATAATCGGGAACTAATTCGTGGTTTTCATTAAATTCTACAATCCAGTAATCTTTCCTGTTTTCAGTGTTTTTGTCATCAAAAAAAGAAGCTTCATCAGCTTCCTTTTCTTGTCTTATTTCATTTTCTAAGCTTCCACGTATTCCTTCATTGCCATTCTCTTCACTGTTGCCATTAAGTTGTTCATCTGTCCTTGGTATTCCTCTGGATTCTCTCTCATCATCTTCTCTGTCAATCCTTGTGCTTTCATCATCTTGACTTTCTCTCTCTTGATAAAGTCCACTGCCTGATTCTGAATTTTTTTCAGATGGTTCAAAAGTGTTTTCTCCTCGTACATTTCCTGAAGCTTCTTCCAGTTCTCCATGTCCTCGCTCCCTACCAGGTAAGACAGTCTTAGAACTGCGTATGTCGGATTCGGAAATCTCTCCATAAATTCCAGATCCTTCTCCATCATGTCCAAGGTTTTCTCTTCGATCTTCATTGCTATTTCCTCTGTCGCTTCCATCTGTGAAAACTCGTCCATCTCTACTTCTTGACCTATCATCTCGTCTATATAAATCATTTTGACCTCCTCTATCTTCATTTATATTTTCTATATCTCTATTATAGTCGGCATCGGCCCTTTCTGTCAGCAGCCTAGCACGATCTATTTCCTTAGATTTTTCTATTGTTCTATCTATAATAGATTCGCTAACCCTTGATATTACAAGACCTATCTGTTCTAAAGAAATAGTATTAATCCTAGAAAAATTATTTTTTAAATTTTCCATATCCATAGGATAGACTGTATTAAACCTATTAGCTACCGCATAGGATATTGAGTCCCTCATAAACTTTTCAAAACTTAGTCTATCCTCTATATCTATTCTCAAATCAGCAAGAGCCAAGTTAATATATTCATCTCCATAAATTCGACTTAAAGAAAATATATTTTCATTGAGTGAATCACTAGCTTCAAATGAAGAATCTCTTATTATTTCTTTTAAAGCCTCGTTATGATTTTCGTGGTCAAACTGCCATAAGCTAACCTCATTAATATTCCTATCCATTGATGTGGTCTGACTAACATCAAAAATATATGAAACTTTTTTGTTTACATCACTTCCAACTAAAATTGGAATACCCTTTTGACCCCTCATAACAACTCTGCCAAAATATTTCTTCCACATATCAAAAGTCGCACAAGCTCTAGCTTCAGGTTCTTTGTTGTATATACTTAGTTGGCTAGAAAAATCATACTTCTGATTATTGCCTATAACCTTTAAGAGTTTTAAATATTCTTTTTCATCTTGCAAAACTTCATACTTTATAGCTTCTTGTATATTCTTAAAATCATTTACTTGCATTTCCTACCTCCATTCTACGAATTTCTTTTATAATAGCCATTAAAACATCAACCACAATTGAATTGCCGGCCTGCTTATATAGCTTGCTTGAAGTACAATTTTTTCTTCTTGGATGTGCTTCTTCTAGTTTGTTAATATCACTGTCATCAAAACCCATGAGTCTTAGGCATTCTCTTTCTGTTAAATACCTGTACTGACCTTTTCCAATATCTATTATTCCAGAATTGGGTACTCTCATCTGTTTTGTAGAAATAGTATAAGAAAAATCTTTAATCACTTTCAGTCGCCCTCTAAAACTATTATCTATGCTTTTATTTAAAAATTTCAGCATATAAGGTTGAGTCATTGTGTAAAGTTCACTTACATCCTTTTCTAAAAATTCACTTAGTGGTCTTGTTTCTTTCCTCTCCAATTTATTAAAAGAAAAGTTATTTTCTCCAAATTGTGAAACAACAAATATCCTCTCCCTTTTTTGAGGTATCCCAAAGTCCATTGCATTTAAGATTTCATATTTGCTTTTATATCCAAGGTTTTCTAGCTCTTTTAGATAAATAAAAAAGGAGTCCCTCATATTTCTATCAAGGACTCCCTTTACATTTTCCCAAATTATCCATTTAGGTTTATCTTTCATTTCTTTTATTATTCTAATTGTTTCAAATAGTAGGCTTGATCTAGTTCCTGAATTTTTAACTCCTCCCTGCTTTTTTCCAATTCTTGAAAAGTCTTGGCAAGGACTTCCATGCATAACTAAGTCTATCCTCTCATTAGGAGCTTTATATCCTACTACTGATTTTGGCTTATAATCTTCTCCATAAAGTGCGTTGTATGATTTAACACAAGCCTTATCTATTTCTACATAATCAACTACTTCATAAGGTATCTTTAAATTAATAAGAGCCTTTCTAATAGCACCTATGCCACCGAAAAGCTCTAATATTTTTACCTTATTCATTTAGATTATTCTTGTACCTATCTACAAGCTCCCTTATACTATCTTCTATTTCTCTTAAAAAGTCTTCTTTATCTACTTCGCCAGAGCTAATCTTTGCAAGTTTCATTTCCCATTCAGATGTTGTTTCTGCCGACTTAAACTTATCCTCTACAATTGATACAAGTCTATTGCCTTTTTCTGTTACAAGTAGATTTTTCTTATCTCTTCTTATAAGGTCCTTATGGATAAGATTTTCAATAATTCCTGCTCTTGTAGCTGGTGTTCCTAAGCCTTTTCTTTCTACTTCTATGTCTTTATCCAAGGATTCCACTCCTGCACTCTCCATAGCCTTTAAAAGTGTATCTTCATTATAATGACTTGGAGCTTTGGTAAATTTCTCCAATATGTTTTTAGAAGTGAGCTTAATTTTATCTCCAGTCTTTACATCTGGTAATTCATTTTCTTGTCTTTCCTTTCCATAAGGCTTTAGATACTTGGTATAACCCTCATCGATTACAGTCTTGCCACTTGCATTGAAGTTAAATTTATCATATTCATATCTGATTTTTCTGCTAGATTCCTTTAAATTATCCGAACATGAAGCAAGTAATTTATTCTTAATTAGATTATAGATTTTGCTTTCTTTATCAGATAAATCTTTGGCTTTTCCAATGCCTGATATAGTAGGAATAATTGCATAGTGGTCTGTAACCTTAGATGAATTAAAAATAGACTTAAAGTTTGATTCGTTGATTTTAAAATCTTCTTCAAATCCTTCTAATAATTCTTTCATAGTATTAACCATATCATCGGTTAAATGCCTACTATCTGTTCTTGGATATGTGATTAGCTTTTTTTCATACAAGCCTTGTGCCAGGTTTAAAGTGTCATTTGCTGAATATCCAAAATATTTGTTTGCTTCTCTTTGTAAGGTAGTGAGATCATAAGGTTTATCTGGTCTTGTGCTTATTTCTTTATCTTCTACCTCTGTAATAACTATTTCATCTTCTAGCAAGTTTAAAAGTTGCTCTGCAACTTCAATTTTATCAATCCTATCTGATACAAGTTTTAATCCTCCATAAGATAGGTCAACTGTATAATATTTTTGCTTCTTAAACAGGTTTATTTCACTATCCCTTTTAGCTATTAAATATAGAGTTGGAGTTTGTACTCTACCGACTGAATATGTTTCCTTGTAAATGCAAGAATAAAGCCTACTTAAATTCATTCCTACCAACCAATCGGCAATGGCTCTTGCACTTGCTGATCTACATAAGTCTTCAAAATTTTCTCCACTTTTAAGATTTCTAAAGCCATCTTCAATAGCTTTATTTTCCATTGAAGATATCCAAAGTCTTTGAATCTTCTTCTTACATTTAGCTTGATTATATACAAGCCTAAAAATAAGCTCTCCTTCTCTTCCAGCATCACAAGCATTTATAACTGTGTCAATATTCTTATCGTTTAAAAGTTTCTTTAAAACTCCATATTGTTTCTTAGTGCTTTTAGATACTTCATAAATATATTCTTCTGGAATTATAGGAAGAGTGTCTATTGTCCATTTCTTCCATTTTTCATCGTGTCTTTCTGGACTTGCCATTTGAATTAAATGACCTACACACCAAGAAACAATGTATCCACCTCCCTCATAATATCCGTTTTTTCTTGTCCTTGATCCAATTACTTTTGCAATTGTAACTGCTACACTTGGCTTTTCTGCTATTACTAATTTCATTCATACCTCCATAAATAAAAAAAGAGCGAAAGATTTCTCTCTCTCTCAAGCTTTTAAAAATTATTATAATAGTTCATCATCTTCATCATCTTCTGATGATTCTTCATGACTTTCATCATTGTCAGATCTATCTTCTGACTCACTAATATAATCCTCATCATCTTCTTCAAAGTCTTCCAACATTTTGTCTTCTTTAGCTTTGACTACCTTAAAATAATATCCTGCTCCTACAACTCCTCCAATTACAAGTGCAACAATTAGAAATGAACCTATCCCGCTTTTCTTTTCTTCTTTTACTGGAACAGTCTTAGGTTCTTCTTTTTTTACTTCTTCTTTCTTAGGCTCTTCAACCTTTATAGTGTTTTTATCTTCTGATTCAATCATATTAAGTAGGTCTTGCTCTCCTACTTCTGTCAATAATCTTACATTATCTTGATTTGATGAGTGATCTACTATTAGGTGCATAGTTTTTCCACTTTTGGTTTGAAATGTTAAGAATTGTCTTATATCTACTGGATTTTCTTTATCTTTTTCTGTATCTCCACTTGGTGTAATATCTTTTCCATTCCTATCTACATTTTCAATTACTGAACCTCTTGCCTTATTTTCTTGTGTCGCAAGATTATTTACTGCCTTTGTATTACCACCTTTTACAAGTGGGGTTTTCTTTGGAGGATTATTTGAAGGCTTATTTGCTTCACTTGTATTACCTGGTATTCTTGGAACATCTTGATAAGGAATCTCTTCTTTTGATGGTGTAAAAACATCATCTTTCAACATTTTTTCAAATTCTTCTTTTTGCGGTTCATATATTGACTCACTTTGATTCTCTATTTGTCCTTCATTTGTCATCGCAAATGTAGTTGCTGGTACTGTAAATGTAAAAAGGAGTAACGCTATGGCTACTCCTCGTTTAATACTCTTATTCATTTTTCTATCCTTTCTTATTTTACATTTTTAAATACATAGACTGCTTTTCTAGCATTGTCCCATTCTATTGTTTGGTTTTTACCATCTTTAATATCTCCATGACTTGCTCCAAAAGCTTTGGCAATGTTTGAAATTGAAGCATGAATTCTTCCATTTATAATCACTGGCTTAACATCTGAATTGTAGACCTTTCCATCTGAATCTTTCATAACACCAGTATCAATATTTAGTCTTAATGTCTTTTTAGCTAGGATATTATTCTCTTTATTTGAGAAAATAGCTTCACGAGTAGAGTTGTCATACTCAACATTAAAACCGAGAGTATAAGCAATATATCTTACTGGAATCATAGTTCTTCCTTGGTCTACATAAGTTTTTACATCCATATATACTGTTGTCTTACCATCTTTATTGATAATGTTATAAAAGTTTTTGTCTACTTGGAAAACTGCAAATTCTTTTTCATCTTTAACTTGTTTTTTGCCTTGTTGTTCCTCCTGTTTTTTCATCTTGTTAAGATCAAATTGATTTAGGATATTCTTGTCATCAGCTTTCAAAATTTCGTCCCACTTCTTATCTTGAGATTTCTTATCTTCTTTCTTCTCTTTGTTTTCTCTTTGGAGTTTTAAAAGTTCATCTAATTTCTTAGATAAGTCTTGATTTAGATTTTTATCTTTTTCATCTTTAGCTTGTTTTTCAAGTTCTTCTTTAGCTTTTTTATTTGCTTCCTCGATTAACTTCTTTGCTTCTTCGATTTTCTTATCTAAATCTTTTTTTAGCTTTTTAATTTCTTCTTCAGAAGTTTTTTGTTTTTCTTCTAGCTCTTTAATTTTCTCTTCTAATTCTTTTTTTGTATTTTCAGAAGATTCTTTTAAACTATCAATAGCCTTTTGAAGCTCTTCAATTTTCTTACAACATTCTGACTTAGAATTTTCTGTCTCTTTCTTTTTAGACTCAAGGTCTTTTATCTTAGTATCTTTTTCATCAAGAGCTTTTTCTAAGTCCTTAATTTTATTATCTTTATCCTCGATTTCTTTAGTCTTCTTTGCAAGTTCTCCTTCTAAAGACTCAAGCTTTTCTTGCATTTCTTTGATTTTATTTTCGTTTTTGTCGGTCTTCTCTTTCTCAGCTTCTAACTCCCATTTTGTAGATGAATAATCTTCTTTTAGTTTTGCATTTTCATCTTGTAATCTTTTTAATTCATCTTTAAGCTGAGTAATTTCTGCTATTAGTCCATCATTATTGGAGTTTTTAAGATTCTCAATTTCTTTATTCAATTGAGCAATCTTATTATCTTTATCTCTAATCTCTTCTTCTAGCTTAGTCTTTTCTTGTTTTAGTTTTTCTCCATTATCTTTGCAAGATTCTAACTTTTCCTTTAATTCATCTATCTTTGATTGGTATTCTTTTTTCTTATCATTTAAGTCTTTAATCTGATTTTCTAAGTCCTTAATGTTTTTAGTTAAATCATCAATCTTATTGTCCTTTTCATCAATATCTTGTCCTGTTAAATCTGTTTGAGTATCAATGGAATATTTATTTGGATTGTATATAGTCATCTTTCCTTGATACATATCATTGTTATAATCAAATTCAAGTTCTACACTATCTACATTCTTATCAAAGACAAACTCTCCATTTTCATACCTCAATCCATTAGGAATAGATTTGAATCCTTGATTTCCCTTGAAACCAAAATGATTTTCGTAAAATGGATTTTGTTTTGGTCTATATTCAACTTCTTGATTATGGAATACTCCCTTACTGTTAATATTTGGATTGCCTAAAACTTTTATAGTGTGCAATTTATTTCTTGAAAAAGCATATTGTTCAATTGTCTTCACAGACTTCGGTATAGTTATTTCTTGGAGGTTATTTCTTTCAAAAGCATTATGTTCAATATTTTCCAAAGTATCAGGTAAAGTCACTTCTCTAAGTCCACAATTGAAAAATGCTAAACCACCAAGATAAGTTAGACTACTTGATAGTTTTACCTCGTCTATACTTGCTTCGTAAAAGGCAGCATAGCCTAAATGATTAACAGAATCAGGAATAATTACTTTATCCCAATGTTTGCCACGTCCAAATTCTCTTTTATATCTAAGTTCATCATTTGAATGACTTAAAGAATAATTTCCATTTATAGACTTCGTTCCTTCAGGAAATACTAGAATATTTGTCTTCTCTTTCTTTTCTAAGCCTTTATCACTAAAGGCAATTATATTTCCCTCAGAGGAATACATAAAATCATCTTCCG
Above is a window of Fastidiosipila sanguinis DNA encoding:
- a CDS encoding DNA cytosine methyltransferase, with the translated sequence MNKVKILELFGGIGAIRKALINLKIPYEVVDYVEIDKACVKSYNALYGEDYKPKSVVGYKAPNERIDLVMHGSPCQDFSRIGKKQGGVKNSGTRSSLLFETIRIIKEMKDKPKWIIWENVKGVLDRNMRDSFFIYLKELENLGYKSKYEILNAMDFGIPQKRERIFVVSQFGENNFSFNKLERKETRPLSEFLEKDVSELYTMTQPYMLKFLNKSIDNSFRGRLKVIKDFSYTISTKQMRVPNSGIIDIGKGQYRYLTERECLRLMGFDDSDINKLEEAHPRRKNCTSSKLYKQAGNSIVVDVLMAIIKEIRRMEVGNASK
- a CDS encoding DNA topoisomerase 3, whose protein sequence is MKLVIAEKPSVAVTIAKVIGSRTRKNGYYEGGGYIVSWCVGHLIQMASPERHDEKWKKWTIDTLPIIPEEYIYEVSKSTKKQYGVLKKLLNDKNIDTVINACDAGREGELIFRLVYNQAKCKKKIQRLWISSMENKAIEDGFRNLKSGENFEDLCRSASARAIADWLVGMNLSRLYSCIYKETYSVGRVQTPTLYLIAKRDSEINLFKKQKYYTVDLSYGGLKLVSDRIDKIEVAEQLLNLLEDEIVITEVEDKEISTRPDKPYDLTTLQREANKYFGYSANDTLNLAQGLYEKKLITYPRTDSRHLTDDMVNTMKELLEGFEEDFKINESNFKSIFNSSKVTDHYAIIPTISGIGKAKDLSDKESKIYNLIKNKLLASCSDNLKESSRKIRYEYDKFNFNASGKTVIDEGYTKYLKPYGKERQENELPDVKTGDKIKLTSKNILEKFTKAPSHYNEDTLLKAMESAGVESLDKDIEVERKGLGTPATRAGIIENLIHKDLIRRDKKNLLVTEKGNRLVSIVEDKFKSAETTSEWEMKLAKISSGEVDKEDFLREIEDSIRELVDRYKNNLNE
- a CDS encoding CD1107 family mobile element protein, with product MNKSIKRGVAIALLLFTFTVPATTFAMTNEGQIENQSESIYEPQKEEFEKMLKDDVFTPSKEEIPYQDVPRIPGNTSEANKPSNNPPKKTPLVKGGNTKAVNNLATQENKARGSVIENVDRNGKDITPSGDTEKDKENPVDIRQFLTFQTKSGKTMHLIVDHSSNQDNVRLLTEVGEQDLLNMIESEDKNTIKVEEPKKEEVKKEEPKTVPVKEEKKSGIGSFLIVALVIGGVVGAGYYFKVVKAKEDKMLEDFEEDDEDYISESEDRSDNDESHEESSEDDEDDELL
- a CDS encoding leucine-rich repeat protein, coding for MKKFNTNRLRAFFMALLLVLTSTVHTSAFAKSDVTWTEDDFMYSSEGNIIAFSDKGLEKKEKTNILVFPEGTKSINGNYSLSHSNDELRYKREFGRGKHWDKVIIPDSVNHLGYAAFYEASIDEVKLSSSLTYLGGLAFFNCGLREVTLPDTLENIEHNAFERNNLQEITIPKSVKTIEQYAFSRNKLHTIKVLGNPNINSKGVFHNQEVEYRPKQNPFYENHFGFKGNQGFKSIPNGLRYENGEFVFDKNVDSVELEFDYNNDMYQGKMTIYNPNKYSIDTQTDLTGQDIDEKDNKIDDLTKNIKDLENQIKDLNDKKKEYQSKIDELKEKLESCKDNGEKLKQEKTKLEEEIRDKDNKIAQLNKEIENLKNSNNDGLIAEITQLKDELKRLQDENAKLKEDYSSTKWELEAEKEKTDKNENKIKEMQEKLESLEGELAKKTKEIEDKDNKIKDLEKALDEKDTKIKDLESKKKETENSKSECCKKIEELQKAIDSLKESSENTKKELEEKIKELEEKQKTSEEEIKKLKKDLDKKIEEAKKLIEEANKKAKEELEKQAKDEKDKNLNQDLSKKLDELLKLQRENKEKKEDKKSQDKKWDEILKADDKNILNQFDLNKMKKQEEQQGKKQVKDEKEFAVFQVDKNFYNIINKDGKTTVYMDVKTYVDQGRTMIPVRYIAYTLGFNVEYDNSTREAIFSNKENNILAKKTLRLNIDTGVMKDSDGKVYNSDVKPVIINGRIHASISNIAKAFGASHGDIKDGKNQTIEWDNARKAVYVFKNVK